TTCCCAATTCGGAAAAAGAAGTTACGACATTCTTAGCAAGAGGAATACTTTGTAATATTTCTTATTTTATCGACTTTCCGGAACTTATTGATGGAAAAGGTAAATAGCCGAGTATCTCGGTTTTTCATTTCAAATTTTAGTTAGTGATCAATCACTAACTAAAATTTGAAATATAGGAAATACCTTTAACTTTTTTCTGATGTGTTCTAGTTGATTTAAAGGAGATGATAGCAATGTGAAACAAAAAAATTATTCTTTTAACAACTTCAATAATATTAGGCATAATAGCCATTGAGACATTATTATTTTTCATTTTAAAATGAGTAAAAGAAAATTGGTAGGCATAAATCACTAACTAAGTTTTTTTAAAATTAATTGTAATTGATCAATCACTAACTAAGGATTTTTTAATAAAATTTAATTGATTAATCACTAAATAAAAGGAGAGGTAAAAAATGAATAAAGCAATCGTATTAGGAGCAACTGGCGGGACTGGTCAAGTAATTGTTACAGAACTATTATCCAGAGGAATAGAAGTGATTGCATTTGGACGGTCTGAAAATAAATTAAAGGATTTAATCACACAACACCATTCTACACCATTGTTAACATACAAACTTGGCGATATCTTTGAATATCAAACCATTGTCGAAGCAGCAGTTGATGCGGATGTAATATTTCAGTGTGCAAATGTTCAATATCATGAAATGGCTGATAAACTACATTTACTTGGAGAAAGTGTGATGAAAGCAGCAGATATTTTAGGCAAGAAAATTGTAATAGTTGATGGAATTTATGTCTACGGCCGCCAAATTGCAAAAGGAGATGAAAATCATTTAAAAAAACCTCATACAAAAAAAGGGAGTATTAGGGTAGAATTTGAGAATTTAGTATTTGATAAGAAATGGAAGAATGCAAAAGCATTAATTGTAAGATTACCGGATTATTATGGTGTAACTTCTCAAAATTCTTATTTACAACCTACATTGACGGGGCTAGCTGCAGATAAAATATCTGTTTTTATAGGCAATTTAAAAACACCAAGAGAATATGTTTATTTACCAGATGCAGCTAAGATGATTGTGGAAATAGCAATCAAAGATGATTCCTATGGGGAAAATTGGAATATTCCTGGCGGAGGATTGATTACAGGAAAAGAAATAATAAAAATTGCACACGAAATAACTGGAAATAGAAAATTAGTCATTCCTTTAAACAAAAATGCAATTCGAATCATTGGCTTATTTGATCCAGTTATGAGGGAAGCAGTAGAAATAATGTATCTTACAGAGGAAGGATTTATTCTAAGTGGTGAAAAATATGAAAATAGAATAGGGAAAATTGCAGCAACACCATATAAAGAAGGACTAGAGGAAACGTTAAAACTGTTAATGAAAAAAGGAAAATCTTAAAACGACATTTTAAACAATGATTCTTCCGCAATCGGGCGCATTTCTGGAATAAGGAAAGCGTCCGTTTCCATGTTTCCCAACAACTTCGAGCTTTTACAATAAAGTAAATCTATTAGATTGTTGAATAACCATCGTATAAAATCTACTCTTCCTGTTCATACTAGTCTCAAGATTAAATATTGAATTATAGGTGGAATTTATAGATATTAGTTTTATAATGTCTCTCTTTATCACTAAAGGCAGCACTACTTCTAAAGTAATGCTGCCTTTTAATCTAATTGGAAAAATTTCCTTATTTTGAAAAAAATTAAAAAAATGAACCTCCAGGTTCTCTATTGGTAATAAGTAAGTGAAAGGAGGCATTATTTTGGATGAGACAATATTAATTAAAAGAGCTTTAATAGGAGATGACGATGCTTTTAACACTTTATTAACGCCATATATAAAGCGAGCTCATCAAACTGCTTATTTACTTTTAAATGAATATACTCTTGCGGAAGATGCCGTACAAGAAGCACTTATTCAAACTTATTCTTCACTAAAAAGGTATGACTCTAATAAAGCTTCTTTTAAAACGTGGTTTAATCGAATTGTTGTAAATTGTTCTTTAAAGCAAAAAAGAAAAAAACGTTCTCATATTCAACTGAAAGACATTTATCCAAGTGATGAAAACGCAGAGATAGACTATGTTCTTAAAGAAGAAGAACATTCCATTTTTACTGCAGTAAGTTCTCTTAAAGAAAAGTATCAAACAATTTGATAATGCATTATCAACAATGGCATCAATTATAAATGAAGATGATGTTCTGCTTTTTTATTTTTCTGGGAATGGTCAAAATTTTGATCAACAACATCATCTTATATTAAGTGACGATTTTATAAGCACAAACGAGTTAATAAAGAAATTAGAAAAAGTTCCTGCAAAAAGTAAAGTAGTATTTTTAGATTGTTGTTATTCTGGTAATTATTCAATTGAAGACCCAGTAAATCCAGAAGTTAATCAAATGATTGCAGACTTTCAAGGAAAAGGTTACGCAGTTTTCTCCTCAAGTAATGCGGAACAAGTCTCATATGGACATCCGGATAGTATCTTTACAAGTTTTTTATGTGAAACATTTGAAAACAAATTGATTGTTAAAAAAGGTAGAGTTTCTTTAAAAGATATACATAAACTGGTAAATATTTATTTGGATGTTTGGAATAAAAGAAATCCTACATTGCAACAAAATCCAATTTTCAAAAGAAATATGGAGGGAACTATTTTCTTTAAGGTTGATGATTACAAACCTTTCAATACAGTGAAGATATATTTCGAAAGCAATCAATATATCATTTATGAAGTTGAACCAGTGCATACTGGGAAATGTAAAAGATATGGAGTAAAGGTCATTCTAAAAGAACCACTTTCCTTTGAAGAGATCTCTAAAGTATCCATTGAAATAAGGGATAAAATTAAAACGGCTGAAGGATATAAAAATCAAAGAAGTTCTGAAAGGTGGAAAGGTAAATTAGCCAATATAGTATGGATATATTTTGGCTTTGATGAAAGTGACATGAAAAGAGGTAATTTCATATGGCATACGACTTGGTGTGATGATAATCAGAACAAAGATTGGTGGTATAATATAGATGGTTCAAACAAATTTATTATAAAAGACACACATTTTAATGTGCATGCTTATTATGAAAGCCTCAAAACTCTTAATCAGGATAACACAGGTAACAAAGAAGAATTAATGTTAGCTGTAAAAGAAATATCTAGAACAATGTTAAAATCAGCTGAAGAAGTAATTAGTCTTTATAATGAATATACGAACGGATTAATTTCAGAAGCAAAATTTGGTTGAGCAAATAGCGCCTGCACTTTCTAAAATTGAAGAATTTTTCATGGCAAGTACAGAATCAGAACTCGCGCCTAATGATTTATATGACTGGATGCAAGCTTACTCAAATATTTTTGCAACAATTCATGACTTTACATTTTATTATAACAAAAAACATATATCACAACGTACACCTGAAAATAGAAAAGCCTGTATGGAAATGACTATTAAAAATTACTATACTGAGTTAGAAGAAATAGTAGAATTAGAAAGTTAGAAGATTTATAACTTTTTAACGAAGTAAAATTAAAAAGCGTCAAATAATGTTCGCATTTCTGGGCGTGATATTATTTGACGCTTACTTGTTTGACTTATTAAAAAAGTCGAACAAGACTTATACCTTATAATATATAGAATAAAGGAGATTGACCTATAAATGGGATGCGTATTAATCTTGGCAGAAAAACCTGATCAGGGGCGTAAACTCGCTGCTCCATTTCCTTTTGTTAAAAGAGAAGGATACTTGGAGATTGGGTCATGCTCTGCTTTTCCAAATGGTGCGAAGGTCACGTGGGCAATCGGCCATTTAGTTGAGCTTAAAAATCCGGATGAATATAAAGATGAATGGAAAAAGTGGAGGCTTGAAACTCTGCCGATTATTCCAGACCAGTTTTTGTATAAAGTAAGTAAAGGAAAAGCGAAGCAATATAAGATTGTTAAAGATCTATTAAAAGAAGCGGACGAAATTATTATCGGAACAGATCCGGCACGGGAAGGCGAAAACATCGCACGCCTGCTGATCATGATGGCTGGAGCAAACCAAAAGCCGATAAAACGGCTCTGGACCTCTTCTTTGACGGAGAATGCGATCATAAAAGGCTTTAACGAGCTGTATGACGGCAGCAAAACCATTCATCTGTTCCACGAAGCACAGGCCCGGCAAATATCGGACTGGCTTGTCGGATTAAATGCAAGCAGGCTCTATACCCTTCATCTTCAAAAAAAGGGGATCCGCGATGTGTTCAGTGTAGGCCGTGTGCAAACCCCTGTATTAAAATTAATTTATGACAGGCAAAAAGAAATTGAGAATTTTAAACCAGAACCTTTCTTCGAACTTCAGGCAGCCTTCAAGGTCGAGAACGGGGAGTATACAGGCAAGCTGAAAGGCCGATTTAAAACATCTGAAGAGCTGTTTGCAGCAGCAGCACCTGATATAACGGAAAATCAGAAAACGTATGATGCAAGGGTTAAAAGCACAGAAGTTGCTGAAAAACGTGTGCCTTCGCCTAAGCTTCACAGTTTGTCCACCCTGCAGGCAAAGCTGAATAAACAAAGGAAGTTGAGTCCGAGCCAGGTGTTGAAAACGGCTCAATCTTTATATGAAAAAGGATATATTTCTTATCCCCGGACGGATTCGCAATATATTACAGATGAAGAGTTCAGTTACATCAAGGCAAACATCAGCCAGTATCAGCAGGCACTTTCCCTGTCTTTTAACCCTGTGCGCCTTCATCCATCCAAAAGATATGTAGATTCTAAGCGTGTCAGCGATCACTATGCCATCGTGCCGACTGAAAAAAAAGTCAGTCCTTCTGTTTTTAACTCTTTTAGCTATGAACAAAAATCCGTCTACGAAGAGGTAATCAAAACAGCACTTGGAATGTTTATGGATGACTATGTATTTGATGAAACAACCATTGTCACTTCTATTGGAAAAAATGAGTTCATCAGTAAAGGAAAAACAATGAAAAATCGGGGATGGAAGGCGCTGTATCAAAAGGAACCCGTTGAAGCGGATGAAAAAAAAGAAGATCAAATGCTTCCGAAAGTAACCAACGGTGAAGCAGCCGTTGCCTCTGTAAAAGTAAAGGATGGCATGACACAGCCGCCTAAACCTTACACTCAGGGCCAGCTGATTACCCTTATGAAAACTGCAGGCAAACATGTTGAAGACAAGGAAATGAGAGAAGCGCTGAACAGCACCGAAGGCCTTGGAACAGAAGCAACACGCTCTGGAATTATTGATACCTTGCTGATGAGAAAATTTATTGAAGTCAAAAAGAACGAGGTTTTTGTTACAGGGAAAGGAGAAATTCTCTGTGAAGCTGTTGAGGGTACACTGCTTTCCAAACCAGAAATGACGGCTAAATGGGAGGTTTATCTGAAAGGAATCGGCAGCGGTGAAAAGTCAAAAGATGTCTTCATTGATACTGCAAAAAAATTCTGTTTCACATTGCTGGATCAGGCAAGTGTAAGTATGGAGAAATTAGAAGTGACTGCACAGCCGGCTGCTGCAGACACAAGAGAAGCCATCTGCCTTTGTCCTGCATGTAAAACGGGCAGCATCATGGACCGCAAAACTTTTTATGGGTGCACGGATTACAAAACTGGCTGCAAACAGACGTTTCCGAAAAAGCTTTTGGGAAAATCTATTTCGGCGGCGCAAATTAAACAGCTTTGTCTTAAAGGAAAAACGAACAAGCTGAAAGGCTTTAAAGGGAAGAAACCATTTGATGCAAGCCTTGTCCTTAAAGAAGGGAAGATCGAATTTTCATTCTCATAAATCACTCATTAAAATCCCTGGTCTTTCATTAATCAGGAAAAGATAGATGAGTTTTGCACAAAAGAAAAACGCTTAGGGAATCGTTCCTAAGCGTTTTTTCAATCAATTCAAATCCTTATTCGTCTGATTTTTCACCAGAACGGCTTTTTTGAGTCGGAAGTGTATCCCAAAAGCTTACATCCGCATTCTCGATTGATCCGTCTGCGATGGCTCTGACTGTAGAGTCAAGCGTTGTGATCGTTTGTTTAATCAGGTAGCCATTGCTTTTTTGTCCAAGCGCATAGGATTCAATATAGTGATCGGACATTCCGCGCATTTCAAACAGAAGAGTAGAAATGCCATAACGGACAGCTGCTCCGTTGCGTCCGATATTTTGACCGCTGCCTCCATCGTATTTGCCAATATGGCCCCAGCCAGTGTTTTCAATAGAATGATAGACAACCGATCCCAGCTTTTTGGAACGCTCAAGAACATCAGCATCGACATTAGAATTAGTAGGATGCAGAATTGATCCTGATACAAGCTCCCCCTCTGTTTCACTTAGTGTTCCTTGATGATGAAGGTCTATCATGTAATCAATCTTGTACTTTTCAAACACATTTTCATATAAAGCTTTAACTTCTGCCTGCATGCTGCCAATCGGTTTATCATGCTCCCGGTTTAAATCAATCTCATTTGCATTATACCGGGTTAAATGGCGGCCGCCATCAGCTAAATAGTTATCCAGTGAAAAATTCACATCACCCATGGCACCGTCAGCATTTAGCATTGGAATGACCAGGATATTCACATTCTCTAGAATACCTTTTGTTTTATTGGTGCCTAAGTGTTTGATGAATTCAAGGGCTCCCTCTGTTGTCAGCTGCTCGTTGCCGTGCTGCTGTGTTAAAAAGAGAATAGTAGGGTTGTCCGGGTTTGATATGTATTTTGCTAAGTAAATATCCCGGCCTTTTACTGTTTGGCCGATGATTTCAAGCTGCATGGCCTCCTGCTTGGCATCTTGTGTTTTTAAATAGTCTACCATGCTGTCATAAGTATGAAGAATGGATGTTTGGATTGATCCATTCCCTGCGCCAGGTCCATTGCCGACTGCACTTACTGGTGAAGAAACAACGGAAATAGCGCTAATTGCCATAAGACCGGATAGAGAAACAGACAATACTTTCTTTTTAAGATTCATTGAAATCCTCCAAATGTTTGATGATAAATAATTCGTTATGCGAAATATTTATACTTATATGCTATCTTCTAAAGGTTTCTTTGTTAATAAAAGGTTAGTCCTGTTGTTTTGACAGTTTATTCTGGGTATTAAGGCGATAAAATCAGATTTATGGGCATTTTATATGAAAATAGTAACTGATATTGCGTTTTTTATACTGGAGGAAATACCTATAAATAATCTTTCATTCAATTCTGCAAAAAAAATGTCGAAAGGAAATAGTCATGAGGATATGTAATAAGAAAAAGGGCGTTTATAGACTTGTAAAGCAATGTGATATGATATTTTGTAACTAGAAGAAATTGGAGGATATGATGGATTCATTATACGCAATACATAAAAAAGACCGGCTTCATGTACTTGACATCTTGAGAGGGTTTTCGCTGCTGGGGATTTTATTGGTGAATATGAAATCGTTCCATGAGCCTGCTTTGTACGAAAGCAGCTTTGTAAGCAGTACGACTTCACTGGATAGGCTTATAGAACAATTTATTAATTTATTTGCACAAGCGAGTTTTTATCCGCTTTTCTCGTTTCTTTTCGGTGCGGGAAGTGTGATTTTTTATGAGAGGGCAAAAGAAAAAGGACATTCGTTTGGCCGATATTATTCAAAGAGGCTGATCGGACTTTTCATCATCGGAATACTTCATGCAACTTTGATTTGGCACGGGGACATCCTGATTAATTATGCAATCATTGGGTTTATCTTTATGATTTTTCTTAAATGGAGTGCTGAGCGTCTTATGAAATGGGCACTGTGGATTCTAATCCTGCCGAATGTCCTGATGTCGCTTGCTCTGTTGATTGCATATATGGGGGAACCAGGAAGTCTTGACCCAGGAAAATATGGATCACAGGAAGCGATTCAGCAATCATTGGAGGTTTACCAAACGGGAAATTTTATTGAAATCACGCAGCAGCGGCTGACGGATTGGGCGTATGTAAACAATGCTGAGAATGCTATTTTTCTGATCTTATCGATTCTTCCGCTGTTTATGCTTGGAGCGGCTGCATATAAGAGGGGCTGGTTTCATCAGTCCATGATAAAAGAATGGAAACGGACGGCGATCATTACAGGTGCTGCAGCTGCCGTTTTTAAAGCCATGCCATATTATTGGGATGAAAGTATCCTTACTCAGCATCTGCAATTATCACTTGGAGGGCCTGCTTTAACCCTTTGTTATGTATCGCTTGCCCTGCTGTTTTTATATAAATTCAAATTCAGGCTTGAGCCAATAAGAGCTGCAGGCAGAGGATCACTCAGCAATTATCTGCTGCAATCGATCATATGCACGTTTATCTTTTATTCTTACGGTCTTGGGTTCTATGGTGAAATTTCTGAATGGACTGGTTTCATCCTTGTTCTATTCATTTACGGTATACAGGTGTTTTTAAGTCACCTTTGGTTTAAGCGCAATGCATTTGGACCTGTTGAATGGCTGCTGCGAAAATGGATTTACTTTTCACATAGGGCTTAGTTGACAGCAGACTGAAGGGGCATATGATTTTTAAGCTGCTGTTTAATTTGTTCGATAATCAATAAATCAAGTTCCTGGCTGCAGCGCACGGTTTCTGAGGAGTTCATGCCATAGTCTTTTGCAGCTTCGAATAGCTTTTGTCTGTAGTTTTCAATCTCGTTCAGTGCCATTATCTTTTCTCCAACTTTCATGGTTTAATGTGTCTTGTTTTCAGGCGGGAAATGTACCTGAAATTGTGAAATGGATTCCTGAAAAAGCATGTCTGTATAGGTAATAAACTTATTATACACAGGGTTGTACAAAATGGTTTACATTCGATAAAATAACAAAAAACATTACAGATTTCTACAAAAACCCGTTGTTTTGCGGATTGGGTAGAGTGATTGCTTCATATTTTCAGAATGGAAGCTTGCGCTCTTGCAGCTGCAGATTTTCAAGTTGAAAGTTGACTGGGTTTGAAACTTCACCCGTTTTTTTAGAGGAAATATGTCATTGTTTATCGAATATTTTACTTTAGAGAAGGCAAGGTACAAGCAAATGTTCAATCAAAGGCAAAATGGGGGAAAACTATGAGACTAGCTACTGCACAGCTTCACGGTCGAACATTCATCGGACTGATTATGGAAGAAAATAAAATTCTCGATATTCAAAGGGCAGAAAAAAAATTGTTTGATTTGACTTCAGCCCCGCAGACGGTTATTGAATGCATTGAAATGGGAGAAAAATTCATCAATCATTTAAAACAGCTCGAACTATGGGTGAAAAAATCAAATGAAACCGAATCTTATTTATATTCATTTTCAGATATCAAATGGCTCGCACCTATCCCGAATCCCCGCAAGAATATTTTTTGCGTCGGAAAGAATTACCGGGAACATGCGATTGAGCTTGGAAGCGAAGCGGATATTCCTGAACATGTTATGCTTTTTTCTAAAGCGCCCACGACAGTGATTGGGCATGAAGAACCGATTGATCCGCATTTGCATCTTACAAGAGAACTTGATTATGAAGGGGAACTTGCGGTTATTATCGGGAAAAAAGGAAAACTCATTTCTGAAGAGGAAGCCATGGATTATGTGTATGGCTATACCATTATTAATGATGTAACGGCGAGAGACCTGCAAACAAGGCATAAACAATTTTTGCTCGGTAAAAGCCTCGATACATCATGTCCGATGGGTCCTTACATTGTACATAAATCAGCTGTGCCGGATCCATATACACTGAATCTGATGACAAAGGTGAACGGGGAAGTAAGGCAGAATGGACATACGAAAGACATGATCTTTCCAATAGAAAAGGTGATCTCCACGATCTCGCAGGGAACAACACTTGAGCCGGGGGATATCATTGCTACGGGAACACCTGCAGGCGTCGGCAAAGGGTTTAAGCCGGCTAAATATTTAAAGCCGGGTGATGTTGTAGAAATTACGATCGACAATATAGGTACACTCTGGAATAAGATTGGAGAATAAATGAAACACGCCAGTGGAACTGCTGGTGTGTTTTTAATAGG
The window above is part of the Metabacillus dongyingensis genome. Proteins encoded here:
- a CDS encoding NAD-dependent epimerase/dehydratase family protein; protein product: MNKAIVLGATGGTGQVIVTELLSRGIEVIAFGRSENKLKDLITQHHSTPLLTYKLGDIFEYQTIVEAAVDADVIFQCANVQYHEMADKLHLLGESVMKAADILGKKIVIVDGIYVYGRQIAKGDENHLKKPHTKKGSIRVEFENLVFDKKWKNAKALIVRLPDYYGVTSQNSYLQPTLTGLAADKISVFIGNLKTPREYVYLPDAAKMIVEIAIKDDSYGENWNIPGGGLITGKEIIKIAHEITGNRKLVIPLNKNAIRIIGLFDPVMREAVEIMYLTEEGFILSGEKYENRIGKIAATPYKEGLEETLKLLMKKGKS
- a CDS encoding RNA polymerase sigma factor — encoded protein: MDETILIKRALIGDDDAFNTLLTPYIKRAHQTAYLLLNEYTLAEDAVQEALIQTYSSLKRYDSNKASFKTWFNRIVVNCSLKQKRKKRSHIQLKDIYPSDENAEIDYVLKEEEHSIFTAVSSLKEKYQTI
- a CDS encoding caspase family protein, translating into MASIINEDDVLLFYFSGNGQNFDQQHHLILSDDFISTNELIKKLEKVPAKSKVVFLDCCYSGNYSIEDPVNPEVNQMIADFQGKGYAVFSSSNAEQVSYGHPDSIFTSFLCETFENKLIVKKGRVSLKDIHKLVNIYLDVWNKRNPTLQQNPIFKRNMEGTIFFKVDDYKPFNTVKIYFESNQYIIYEVEPVHTGKCKRYGVKVILKEPLSFEEISKVSIEIRDKIKTAEGYKNQRSSERWKGKLANIVWIYFGFDESDMKRGNFIWHTTWCDDNQNKDWWYNIDGSNKFIIKDTHFNVHAYYESLKTLNQDNTGNKEELMLAVKEISRTMLKSAEEVISLYNEYTNGLISEAKFG
- a CDS encoding type IA DNA topoisomerase, which encodes MGCVLILAEKPDQGRKLAAPFPFVKREGYLEIGSCSAFPNGAKVTWAIGHLVELKNPDEYKDEWKKWRLETLPIIPDQFLYKVSKGKAKQYKIVKDLLKEADEIIIGTDPAREGENIARLLIMMAGANQKPIKRLWTSSLTENAIIKGFNELYDGSKTIHLFHEAQARQISDWLVGLNASRLYTLHLQKKGIRDVFSVGRVQTPVLKLIYDRQKEIENFKPEPFFELQAAFKVENGEYTGKLKGRFKTSEELFAAAAPDITENQKTYDARVKSTEVAEKRVPSPKLHSLSTLQAKLNKQRKLSPSQVLKTAQSLYEKGYISYPRTDSQYITDEEFSYIKANISQYQQALSLSFNPVRLHPSKRYVDSKRVSDHYAIVPTEKKVSPSVFNSFSYEQKSVYEEVIKTALGMFMDDYVFDETTIVTSIGKNEFISKGKTMKNRGWKALYQKEPVEADEKKEDQMLPKVTNGEAAVASVKVKDGMTQPPKPYTQGQLITLMKTAGKHVEDKEMREALNSTEGLGTEATRSGIIDTLLMRKFIEVKKNEVFVTGKGEILCEAVEGTLLSKPEMTAKWEVYLKGIGSGEKSKDVFIDTAKKFCFTLLDQASVSMEKLEVTAQPAAADTREAICLCPACKTGSIMDRKTFYGCTDYKTGCKQTFPKKLLGKSISAAQIKQLCLKGKTNKLKGFKGKKPFDASLVLKEGKIEFSFS
- a CDS encoding M14 family zinc carboxypeptidase translates to MNLKKKVLSVSLSGLMAISAISVVSSPVSAVGNGPGAGNGSIQTSILHTYDSMVDYLKTQDAKQEAMQLEIIGQTVKGRDIYLAKYISNPDNPTILFLTQQHGNEQLTTEGALEFIKHLGTNKTKGILENVNILVIPMLNADGAMGDVNFSLDNYLADGGRHLTRYNANEIDLNREHDKPIGSMQAEVKALYENVFEKYKIDYMIDLHHQGTLSETEGELVSGSILHPTNSNVDADVLERSKKLGSVVYHSIENTGWGHIGKYDGGSGQNIGRNGAAVRYGISTLLFEMRGMSDHYIESYALGQKSNGYLIKQTITTLDSTVRAIADGSIENADVSFWDTLPTQKSRSGEKSDE
- a CDS encoding DUF418 domain-containing protein, which gives rise to MDSLYAIHKKDRLHVLDILRGFSLLGILLVNMKSFHEPALYESSFVSSTTSLDRLIEQFINLFAQASFYPLFSFLFGAGSVIFYERAKEKGHSFGRYYSKRLIGLFIIGILHATLIWHGDILINYAIIGFIFMIFLKWSAERLMKWALWILILPNVLMSLALLIAYMGEPGSLDPGKYGSQEAIQQSLEVYQTGNFIEITQQRLTDWAYVNNAENAIFLILSILPLFMLGAAAYKRGWFHQSMIKEWKRTAIITGAAAAVFKAMPYYWDESILTQHLQLSLGGPALTLCYVSLALLFLYKFKFRLEPIRAAGRGSLSNYLLQSIICTFIFYSYGLGFYGEISEWTGFILVLFIYGIQVFLSHLWFKRNAFGPVEWLLRKWIYFSHRA
- a CDS encoding aspartyl-phosphate phosphatase Spo0E family protein; amino-acid sequence: MALNEIENYRQKLFEAAKDYGMNSSETVRCSQELDLLIIEQIKQQLKNHMPLQSAVN
- a CDS encoding fumarylacetoacetate hydrolase family protein, yielding MRLATAQLHGRTFIGLIMEENKILDIQRAEKKLFDLTSAPQTVIECIEMGEKFINHLKQLELWVKKSNETESYLYSFSDIKWLAPIPNPRKNIFCVGKNYREHAIELGSEADIPEHVMLFSKAPTTVIGHEEPIDPHLHLTRELDYEGELAVIIGKKGKLISEEEAMDYVYGYTIINDVTARDLQTRHKQFLLGKSLDTSCPMGPYIVHKSAVPDPYTLNLMTKVNGEVRQNGHTKDMIFPIEKVISTISQGTTLEPGDIIATGTPAGVGKGFKPAKYLKPGDVVEITIDNIGTLWNKIGE